A single region of the Populus nigra chromosome 2, ddPopNigr1.1, whole genome shotgun sequence genome encodes:
- the LOC133681621 gene encoding protein SLOW WALKER 1-like: MADLLVDQPQEITISKTFPTKPKLKAKPKTPSKTPESKYWSSFKSHQISNLISSIPSIDFSPISPHHFAAANSASLTLFSSHTLSPASTISSSDVVTSCSFRCDGSLIAASDLSGLIRVFDVKTRTPLRRLRSHARPVRFVKYPLLDKLHLVSGGDDSVVKYWDVAGQSVVLDLYGHRDYVRCGDCSPTDGEMFVTGSYDHTVKLWDVRVDNKESVIEVNHGNPVEDVIFLPSGGMVATAGGNSVKIWDLIGGGKMVYSMESHNKTVTSICVGKVGKESGEEALQYRIFSVALDGYMKVFDYAKMKVTHSMRFPAPLMSIGFSPDCMTRVIGSSNGIIFAGRRKAKEDVGESKVGNFWALGSVEEPQRRALRPTYFRYFHRSQGEKPNEGDHLIMRQKKVKLAEHDKLLKKFRHKEALVSVLGGKNTENVVAVMEELVARRKLLKCVVNLDDEELGLLLGFLHKHSTMPRHSGLLTGLTRKVLEMRAEDIRASDALKSHIRNLKRSVEEEIRIQHSLQEIQGVISPLLRIAGRR; encoded by the coding sequence ATGGCAGACCTTCTTGTAGATCAACCCCAGGAAATCACCATCTCCAAAACCTTCCCAACTAAACCAAAGCTAAAAGCCAAACCGAAAACCCCATCAAAAACCCCTGAATCCAAATACTGGTCTTCCTTCAAATCCCACCAAATTTCAAACCTCATCTCCTCCATCCCTTCCATCGATTTCTCACCTATATCCCCACACCACTTTGCCGCCGCCAATTCCGCCTCCCTCACTCTCTTCTCCTCCCACACACTCTCTCCCGCCTCCACCATCTCCTCCTCCGATGTCGTCACCTCCTGCTCCTTCCGATGCGACGGCTCCCTCATCGCCGCCTCTGATCTCTCCGGCCTTATCCGGGTATTCGATGTCAAGACACGAACGCCACTTCGTCGCCTGCGGTCCCACGCCCGCCCTGTTCGTTTTGTCAAGTACCCGTTACTAGATAAGCTCCATTTGGTGTCTGGTGGTGATGATTCTGTAGTTAAATACTGGGATGTTGCTGGACAGAGTGTGGTTTTGGACCTGTATGGTCACAGGGACTATGTGAGATGTGGTGATTGCTCTCCAACTGATGGAGAGATGTTTGTCACTGGGTCTTATGACCACACTGTGAAGCTGTGGGATGTGAGAGTTGATAATAAAGAATCAGTTATTGAAGTGAATCATGGAAATCCTGTTGAGGATGTGATTTTTTTGCCTTCAGGCGGAATGGTTGCTACGGCAGGAGGGAATAGTGTGAAAATATGGGATTTGATTGGAGGAGGGAAGATGGTTTATTCTATGGAGAGTCATAACAAGACTGTTACTTCTATTTGTGTTGGGAAAGTAGGGAAAGAGAGTGGAGAGGAGGCTTTGCAGTATAGGATTTTTAGTGTGGCTTTAGATGGTTATATGAAGGTTTTTGATTATGCAAAAATGAAGGTTACTCATTCCATGAGGTTTCCTGCCCCGCTTATGTCAATTGGATTTTCGCCGGATTGTATGACTAGGGTTATTGGGTCTTCCAATGGGATTATATTTGCCGGGAGGAGGAAGGCAAAGGAGGATGTGGGAGAGAGTAAAGTAGGGAATTTTTGGGCGCTGGGCAGTGTAGAGGAACCGCAGAGGCGGGCTTTGAGGCCAACTTATTTTAGGTATTTTCATAGGAGTCAAGGGGAGAAGCCAAATGAGGGGGATCATTTGATAATGAGGCAAAAGAAGGTGAAATTGGCTGAGCATGATAAGTTGTTGAAGAAGTTTAGGCATAAAGAAGCATTGGTTTCAGTTTTGGGTGGGAAGAATACAGAGAATGTGGTGGCTGTGATGGAGGAATTAGTGGCGAGGAGGAAGTTATTGAAATGTGTTGTGAATTTGGATGATGAGGAGCTTGGGTTGTTGTTGGGCTTCTTGCATAAGCACTCGACCATGCCAAGACATTCTGGTTTATTGACGGGGTTGACTAGAAAGGTACTCGAGATGCGGGCTGAAGATATTAGAGCTTCTGATGCTTTGAAAAGTCATATTAGAAACCTTAAAAGGTCGGTTGAAGAGGAGATCAGAATTCAACATTCACTACAAGAGATACAGGGTGTAATTTCTCCTTTATTGAGAATTGCTGGGAGAAGATAA
- the LOC133682639 gene encoding NPL4-like protein 1 isoform X2: MMIRIRSRDGLERVSIDNPNITISQFKTLIQNQLQIPIHNQTLSTNQNLLLAKSPPDLLQFTDMSNPSTLLSSLNISHGSIIFLAYEGHRTIAGPAVHPAGSFGRKMTMDDLIAKQMRVGRQENPHCDSVSFDRDCANAFQHYVNETLAFAVKRGGFMYGTVSEEGKVEVNFIYELPQQGTEEILMLLRDSEEEKLVDAIAAGLGMRRVGFIFNQTIMHDKKDYTLSNREVLQAAELHAESELKEWVTAVVKLEVNEDGGADVHFEAFQMSDMCIRLFKEGWFETEIGEDVDPKLSIMKKDVVVGSKDVKEVDNDFFLVVIKILDHLHDSFRVVRA, translated from the exons ATGATGATTCGAATCCGCAGCAGAGACGGGCTGGAACGCGTCTCTATCGACAACCCAAACATCACAATTTCCCAATTCAAAACTCTAATCCAAAACCAACTCCAAATCCCTATCCACAACCAAACCCTCTCCACTAACCAAAACCTCCTCCTAGCCAAATCCCCTCCCGATCTCCTCCAATTTACCGACATGTCAAACCCTAGCACCCTTCTCTCTTCCCTCAACATCTCTCACGGCTCCATTATTTTCTTAGCCTACGAAGGCCACAGAACTATTGCGGGCCCCGCTGTTCACCCTGCTGGTTCTTTCGGCCGTAAGATGACAATGGACGATCTCATTGCCAAACAGATGAGAGTCGGCCGGCAAGAAAATCCGCACTGCGATTCGGTGTCGTTTGATCGCGATTGCGCTAATGCGTTCCAGCATTATGTTAATGAAACGCTCGCGTTTGCTGTTAAAAGAGGTGGGTTTATGTATGGGACGGTGTCGGAGGAGGGGAAGGTTGAAGTCAATTTCATATACGAGCTGCCGCAGCAGGGGACTGAAGAGATTTTGATGCTTTTGAGGGAttctgaagaagaaaaattagtgGACGCGATTGCGGCGGGCTTGGGGATGAGGAGAGTGGGGTTTATATTCAATCAGACtataatgcatgacaaaaaggATTATACTTTGTCAAATAGGGAGGTTCTTCAGGCGGCGGAGCTGCACGCTGAGAGTGAGTTGAAGGAGTGGGTTACTGCGGTGGTGAAGTTGGAGGTGAATGAGGACGGGGGAGCTGATGTGCACTTCGAGGCGTTTCAGATGAGTGATATGTGTATTAGGTTGTTTAAAGAAGGATGGTTCGAGACGGAGATTGGGGAAGATGTGGATCCTAAGTTGTCTATAATGAAGAAAGATGTGGTTGTTGGTAGCAAGGATGTTAAGGAGGTTGATAATGATTTCTTCTTGGTCGTCATTAAGATTCTCGATCATCTG caTGATTCTTTTAGGGTGGTCCGAGCATGA
- the LOC133682639 gene encoding NPL4-like protein 1 isoform X1, protein MMIRIRSRDGLERVSIDNPNITISQFKTLIQNQLQIPIHNQTLSTNQNLLLAKSPPDLLQFTDMSNPSTLLSSLNISHGSIIFLAYEGHRTIAGPAVHPAGSFGRKMTMDDLIAKQMRVGRQENPHCDSVSFDRDCANAFQHYVNETLAFAVKRGGFMYGTVSEEGKVEVNFIYELPQQGTEEILMLLRDSEEEKLVDAIAAGLGMRRVGFIFNQTIMHDKKDYTLSNREVLQAAELHAESELKEWVTAVVKLEVNEDGGADVHFEAFQMSDMCIRLFKEGWFETEIGEDVDPKLSIMKKDVVVGSKDVKEVDNDFFLVVIKILDHLGPLSTTFPIENRITQVTMRALRSHLDRAKNLPFVKRISDFHLLLFLAKFLDLNSDVPALAECVFTQTAVPEGYQLLIESMANTS, encoded by the exons ATGATGATTCGAATCCGCAGCAGAGACGGGCTGGAACGCGTCTCTATCGACAACCCAAACATCACAATTTCCCAATTCAAAACTCTAATCCAAAACCAACTCCAAATCCCTATCCACAACCAAACCCTCTCCACTAACCAAAACCTCCTCCTAGCCAAATCCCCTCCCGATCTCCTCCAATTTACCGACATGTCAAACCCTAGCACCCTTCTCTCTTCCCTCAACATCTCTCACGGCTCCATTATTTTCTTAGCCTACGAAGGCCACAGAACTATTGCGGGCCCCGCTGTTCACCCTGCTGGTTCTTTCGGCCGTAAGATGACAATGGACGATCTCATTGCCAAACAGATGAGAGTCGGCCGGCAAGAAAATCCGCACTGCGATTCGGTGTCGTTTGATCGCGATTGCGCTAATGCGTTCCAGCATTATGTTAATGAAACGCTCGCGTTTGCTGTTAAAAGAGGTGGGTTTATGTATGGGACGGTGTCGGAGGAGGGGAAGGTTGAAGTCAATTTCATATACGAGCTGCCGCAGCAGGGGACTGAAGAGATTTTGATGCTTTTGAGGGAttctgaagaagaaaaattagtgGACGCGATTGCGGCGGGCTTGGGGATGAGGAGAGTGGGGTTTATATTCAATCAGACtataatgcatgacaaaaaggATTATACTTTGTCAAATAGGGAGGTTCTTCAGGCGGCGGAGCTGCACGCTGAGAGTGAGTTGAAGGAGTGGGTTACTGCGGTGGTGAAGTTGGAGGTGAATGAGGACGGGGGAGCTGATGTGCACTTCGAGGCGTTTCAGATGAGTGATATGTGTATTAGGTTGTTTAAAGAAGGATGGTTCGAGACGGAGATTGGGGAAGATGTGGATCCTAAGTTGTCTATAATGAAGAAAGATGTGGTTGTTGGTAGCAAGGATGTTAAGGAGGTTGATAATGATTTCTTCTTGGTCGTCATTAAGATTCTCGATCATCTG GGCCCTCTTTCAACAACCTTCCCCATTGAGAACAGGATTACCCAAGTGACAATGAGAGCATTGAGGAGTCATCTGGACCGTGCAAAGAATCTTCCATTTGTGAAGAGAATTTCTGATTTTCATCTCTTGCTATTTCTGGCCAAGTTTCTAGACCTCAATTCTGATGTTCCGGCATTGGCAGAGTGTGTGTTTACACAGACAGCAGTACCAGAAGGTTATCAGCTCCTAATTGAGTCCATGGCTAATACTTCTTGA